The following are from one region of the Anaeropeptidivorans aminofermentans genome:
- the hxlA gene encoding 3-hexulose-6-phosphate synthase — translation MQLQLAIDLCNTEEMLELVSKVHDLVDIVEIGTPMIILEGQKPVQALRKKYPELTILSDTKIMDGGMLEAEYAIKAGADIVTVLATAPDATIKGAIDTARKYGKKVLIDMINHPNFKNRVIEVDGWGADYIGVHTASDIQGEGNNPIDELRIAVEVVKNTKVSVAGGIGMDTLPNIKKIGPDVVIAGSKITGSSNPRETVIKFQEIIKA, via the coding sequence ATGCAATTACAATTAGCCATAGATTTATGCAATACAGAGGAAATGCTGGAATTGGTTAGCAAAGTACATGATTTGGTGGATATTGTTGAAATTGGTACGCCCATGATTATTCTTGAAGGGCAGAAACCCGTTCAAGCGCTAAGGAAAAAATATCCTGAATTAACAATTCTTTCGGATACAAAAATTATGGACGGCGGAATGCTTGAAGCAGAATATGCCATTAAAGCTGGAGCGGATATTGTTACAGTGCTTGCCACCGCACCTGACGCTACTATCAAAGGTGCTATTGATACAGCCCGCAAATATGGAAAAAAAGTATTAATTGATATGATTAACCATCCGAATTTTAAGAACAGGGTAATTGAAGTGGATGGGTGGGGTGCAGATTACATCGGTGTACATACCGCTAGCGATATTCAGGGCGAAGGAAATAATCCGATTGACGAACTGCGCATTGCTGTTGAGGTGGTTAAAAATACAAAAGTGTCTGTAGCAGGCGGTATTGGAATGGATACATTGCCGAATATTAAAAAAATTGGCCCTGATGTGGTCATTGCGGGCAGCAAGATTACTGGCTCTTCTAATCCCAGAGAAACCGTAATTAAATTCCAGGAAATTATCAAAGCGTAA
- a CDS encoding glucose-6-phosphate isomerase family protein — translation MDLTKTFGLPVSLEGADYRLKFGEGIEPEDRSSKYLQQVIGLLYKPDAALGKDELSYSFCPGIYKEEHKTLFKSRDYANGITVLMPVTNDATGGECRKNSGHYHGITEGHTLPYPEAYEILTGKAVFLLQKSTNFHIDEELAVDEMLAVFLEPGEKLIVPPYYAHCAINIGEGPMAFGNLAAPSPLFYEPIQKKHGFGYYVLKINGHVVFVPNARYRNLPQLKIAKAQENKDMGISFDTPLYTAFINEPERFDYLSNPEKYELQIDALLLK, via the coding sequence ATGGACTTAACAAAAACATTTGGATTGCCAGTTTCACTTGAAGGGGCAGACTATAGACTTAAATTTGGAGAAGGCATTGAACCGGAAGACAGAAGCTCAAAATATCTGCAACAGGTCATTGGCCTTTTATATAAACCTGATGCCGCCTTGGGAAAGGATGAATTAAGTTACAGCTTTTGCCCAGGTATCTATAAAGAGGAACATAAGACGCTTTTTAAAAGCAGGGACTATGCTAACGGCATTACGGTGCTAATGCCGGTTACAAATGACGCCACTGGAGGAGAATGCCGTAAAAATTCAGGACATTACCACGGCATTACAGAGGGTCATACGTTGCCTTATCCGGAAGCTTATGAAATATTAACGGGGAAAGCGGTTTTTCTGTTGCAAAAATCCACCAACTTTCACATAGATGAAGAATTGGCAGTAGATGAAATGTTGGCGGTTTTTTTAGAGCCTGGGGAAAAGTTAATAGTACCGCCTTACTATGCCCATTGTGCTATCAATATTGGAGAAGGTCCAATGGCTTTCGGCAATTTAGCCGCCCCTAGCCCACTGTTTTATGAACCTATCCAGAAAAAACATGGATTTGGATATTATGTATTAAAAATAAATGGGCATGTAGTATTCGTACCCAATGCCCGATACAGAAATCTGCCCCAGCTAAAAATTGCAAAGGCACAGGAGAATAAGGATATGGGTATCTCATTTGACACCCCTCTATATACAGCCTTTATAAATGAACCGGAACGTTTTGATTATCTGTCAAACCCAGAAAAGTATGAATTGCAAATAGATGCTTTACTGCTTAAATAA
- a CDS encoding PTS sugar transporter subunit IIA → MISELLQIENIQIIESVNDWKEGVYVSLKPLLDSGSITQHYIDTVIRLTEQHGAYYMLLPEVALLHARPEDGVCHMKMSITLLKKPVLFQGKTIPTKLLIGLAATDSSSHLDALGSLSEVLSSQERMEQVYAAKTCRDMYNLFI, encoded by the coding sequence ATGATAAGTGAACTGTTGCAAATTGAAAACATTCAAATCATAGAATCCGTTAATGACTGGAAAGAGGGCGTCTATGTAAGTTTAAAACCGCTGTTGGACTCAGGCAGTATTACACAGCACTACATTGATACCGTTATACGTCTTACAGAACAGCACGGGGCCTATTACATGTTGTTGCCTGAGGTGGCATTGCTCCACGCACGCCCTGAAGATGGGGTTTGTCATATGAAAATGTCAATAACACTCCTTAAAAAACCTGTTCTGTTTCAAGGAAAGACAATACCGACAAAGCTGTTAATTGGCCTTGCAGCAACAGATTCTTCCAGTCATCTGGATGCTTTGGGAAGTTTAAGTGAAGTATTGAGCAGTCAAGAACGCATGGAGCAGGTTTATGCCGCTAAAACATGCCGAGATATGTATAATTTATTCATTTAA
- a CDS encoding PTS sugar transporter subunit IIB: MSVKKILCCCMSGLGSSFMVEMNVKKVLEQLGLGDIEVTHSGINDVSPGIADLFVCSSDMEESCKAYGETIPLENLMSIDEIRSKLKAYFEQKN, encoded by the coding sequence ATGTCTGTTAAAAAAATACTATGTTGCTGTATGTCTGGCCTTGGTTCATCTTTTATGGTTGAAATGAATGTAAAAAAGGTATTGGAGCAATTGGGTCTTGGAGATATTGAGGTTACCCACAGCGGAATTAATGATGTATCCCCTGGTATTGCGGATTTATTTGTTTGCTCGTCGGATATGGAGGAATCCTGTAAGGCATATGGTGAAACGATTCCCCTTGAAAATCTGATGTCTATAGATGAGATTAGAAGTAAACTTAAAGCATATTTTGAACAAAAAAATTAG
- a CDS encoding PTS ascorbate transporter subunit IIC: MNMILGFLEQFLQQGSLMVGLMAFIGLAIQKKPVSDIIKGTVKTIVGFLLIGAGAGVVIGGLTPLNDLLAAAFNVTGIVPINEVMFAVSVTQYGTQMAAILAIGWILNLFLARFSNFKNIYLTGHEAMWISTVMAIALNWAGLPYWQVVVGGGMFVGLYMTVAPSMIQKSVAKVIGNNDVGVAHTGTVFYWVAAAIAKVVGNKEKSAEDLNIPKSLNFLRDLTVSLSLAMLIVYFVVCLVVNIAMPEVIKEVYGESNWFISIIISSMNFAAGVYVIQAGVRMVLADLLPAFKGIADKLIPDARACLDIPVLYPYQPNSVLLGFLVSTVAGLVAFFIQLALVGSGVDLPVIIPTLFTSFFFGATFGALCNKEGGVRGVVIGSFIAMIIAQFIPSFLISIGNVMMENTTFGGGDTGVVGIFFGLLSRYINGQVIFGVIIVLFLLPLITARFRKPSQTV; encoded by the coding sequence ATGAACATGATTTTGGGTTTTTTGGAACAATTCCTTCAGCAAGGCTCTTTGATGGTAGGGTTAATGGCTTTTATTGGACTGGCGATTCAGAAAAAACCGGTATCTGACATTATTAAGGGCACTGTAAAAACAATTGTAGGTTTTTTGCTAATCGGTGCAGGTGCAGGTGTTGTCATAGGCGGCTTGACGCCGCTGAATGATTTACTGGCTGCTGCTTTTAATGTTACAGGCATTGTACCGATTAATGAAGTAATGTTTGCGGTATCTGTAACTCAGTATGGCACACAGATGGCGGCAATACTTGCGATTGGTTGGATATTGAATTTATTTTTAGCTCGATTCTCAAATTTCAAGAATATTTATTTAACTGGCCATGAGGCCATGTGGATTTCAACGGTTATGGCAATCGCTTTAAACTGGGCTGGATTGCCTTACTGGCAGGTCGTTGTCGGCGGCGGTATGTTCGTAGGTTTATATATGACGGTTGCGCCAAGTATGATTCAAAAATCTGTTGCAAAAGTTATAGGCAATAATGATGTTGGTGTAGCCCATACCGGTACAGTTTTTTACTGGGTTGCCGCCGCCATAGCAAAAGTAGTGGGCAATAAGGAAAAATCAGCAGAAGATTTAAATATTCCAAAAAGTTTAAACTTCCTTCGGGATTTAACGGTTTCCTTATCGCTGGCAATGTTAATTGTTTATTTTGTAGTTTGCCTTGTTGTCAATATAGCGATGCCGGAAGTTATCAAAGAAGTTTATGGTGAAAGCAATTGGTTTATCTCTATTATTATCAGTTCCATGAATTTCGCGGCTGGGGTTTATGTAATTCAGGCTGGTGTCCGTATGGTTTTGGCAGACTTATTGCCGGCTTTTAAAGGCATCGCCGATAAGCTGATTCCAGATGCAAGAGCTTGTCTTGATATTCCTGTTTTGTATCCATACCAGCCCAATTCTGTGCTTCTTGGGTTTCTGGTTTCAACTGTTGCGGGACTTGTGGCCTTCTTTATCCAGCTGGCATTAGTTGGTTCGGGGGTAGATTTACCTGTTATTATTCCTACGTTGTTTACCTCATTCTTTTTTGGCGCGACATTTGGAGCTTTATGCAACAAAGAAGGCGGTGTGCGAGGTGTTGTAATCGGTTCATTTATCGCAATGATAATTGCGCAGTTTATTCCGTCTTTCCTGATTTCCATAGGGAATGTTATGATGGAAAACACAACATTTGGCGGCGGCGATACCGGCGTTGTAGGTATTTTCTTTGGCTTGCTGTCCAGGTACATAAATGGTCAGGTAATATTTGGCGTTATTATTGTTCTGTTTCTGTTGCCGCTTATTACGGCAAGATTTAGGAAACCTTCCCAAACAGTTTAG
- a CDS encoding BglG family transcription antiterminator translates to MPQNKVKLSKNARQVMDFLFTNQSHASVSKMEKQLKISRRSVYYAINNIDEYLLSMKLRPLQTDKNGYFIPEAQKEKLLGKMGPVNVVLDSKVRNYYLICCVIYPREPIYLTTLTDLLGMSRNTIINDLAEVKQVLEKSGLSFLFSKKAGYSVQGEEFRKRSVLLHYTSLLLKCINYRNLPLYKIDILEHIWNRLKIVLKQLGIIITEERQIAMACLIYVLVHNEEDSYDFNVMDLKTLYASKEFKLIKDNFTELKEHQMLYLTIHLLGFRENRDFLQDTELISKQQDIKTLTLSRELVNTFERIACIQFNEKENLVNSIYLHLKLSLYIYSYSASFINPLAEEIKENYQDLFKITAYCCKYHQEQFPFPLFEEEIAYLSMHFGSSLNKGVLQQKRFNALIVCPNGKTTSALLQNEIDTYFEQIRILAAVPIEQIDNYDNVDFVIATVKFESRHPVILVNPILTPEDRSQIASFLMTSPFAYRVNQRQYNKILSVIGKHVNQETLVKIRNELYEMMNMGESLLHIEENKVAGIVEMFETFGIRFDETAGMDWRKAIYNASSILVDEKYITNGYVTKMINLVEQHGPYIVVNERMAIAHANPADGVRRLALTCTIFPNGLDFGRFNIQFLFVLATPNQNDHLYLLREIVHLYENPHILDKLLRSNSFNAVDIVREFFKNHKFPN, encoded by the coding sequence ATGCCTCAAAATAAAGTTAAACTATCAAAAAATGCCCGTCAAGTAATGGATTTTCTATTTACAAACCAAAGCCACGCTTCTGTATCCAAAATGGAGAAGCAACTTAAAATTTCCCGTCGTTCTGTTTACTATGCAATAAATAATATTGATGAATATCTATTATCAATGAAACTCAGACCATTACAAACCGATAAAAACGGCTATTTTATTCCAGAAGCTCAGAAAGAAAAATTACTGGGGAAAATGGGGCCTGTAAACGTTGTTTTGGATTCTAAAGTACGCAATTACTATCTTATATGCTGTGTTATTTATCCCCGAGAGCCTATTTATTTAACTACATTAACCGATTTGCTCGGAATGTCGCGGAATACAATTATAAATGATTTAGCTGAGGTTAAACAGGTATTGGAAAAATCCGGACTTAGCTTTTTATTCAGCAAAAAGGCAGGTTATTCTGTTCAGGGAGAGGAATTTCGAAAGCGGTCAGTGTTATTGCATTATACTTCATTGCTGCTTAAGTGCATTAATTACAGAAACTTGCCCCTATACAAAATAGATATACTTGAGCATATATGGAATAGGCTTAAGATAGTATTAAAGCAGCTTGGAATTATAATTACTGAAGAGCGTCAAATAGCTATGGCCTGCCTGATATATGTGTTGGTCCATAATGAGGAAGATAGCTATGATTTTAATGTAATGGATTTAAAAACCCTGTATGCTTCTAAAGAGTTCAAGCTGATAAAAGACAATTTTACAGAATTAAAAGAGCATCAAATGTTGTATTTGACGATACATTTGTTAGGTTTTCGGGAAAACAGGGATTTTCTTCAGGATACGGAACTTATTAGCAAACAGCAGGATATAAAAACATTGACCTTGTCCAGGGAGCTGGTAAACACTTTTGAGAGAATTGCTTGTATACAATTCAATGAAAAGGAAAATTTGGTAAATTCCATTTATCTGCATTTAAAACTGTCTTTATATATTTATTCTTATTCCGCATCCTTCATAAATCCGCTGGCAGAAGAGATTAAAGAGAACTATCAGGATTTATTTAAAATTACGGCTTATTGTTGTAAATATCATCAAGAACAATTCCCATTCCCGCTTTTTGAAGAGGAAATCGCTTATCTGAGTATGCATTTCGGTTCCTCCCTGAATAAAGGAGTATTACAGCAAAAACGGTTTAATGCTTTGATTGTCTGCCCCAACGGAAAAACCACATCGGCACTTTTGCAAAATGAGATTGATACTTATTTTGAGCAAATACGAATTCTGGCGGCAGTACCGATAGAACAAATTGATAATTATGATAATGTTGACTTTGTAATTGCAACAGTAAAATTTGAGAGCCGCCATCCGGTTATACTGGTAAATCCCATATTAACACCGGAAGACAGGTCCCAAATTGCTTCTTTCCTGATGACCTCTCCTTTTGCGTATAGAGTCAATCAGAGACAGTACAATAAGATATTATCAGTTATTGGAAAACATGTGAATCAGGAAACTTTGGTTAAAATACGCAATGAACTCTATGAAATGATGAATATGGGAGAGTCACTTTTACATATTGAAGAAAATAAAGTAGCAGGCATTGTGGAAATGTTCGAGACCTTCGGTATTCGTTTCGATGAAACGGCAGGTATGGACTGGCGGAAGGCTATATACAATGCTTCCAGTATATTAGTAGATGAAAAGTACATAACGAATGGCTATGTGACAAAAATGATTAATTTGGTGGAGCAGCATGGACCTTATATCGTTGTTAATGAGAGGATGGCCATTGCCCATGCCAATCCAGCGGATGGGGTACGGAGACTTGCGTTAACCTGCACAATATTTCCTAATGGCCTTGATTTTGGAAGATTCAATATACAGTTTCTCTTTGTATTGGCTACGCCAAATCAAAATGACCATCTTTATTTACTGAGGGAGATAGTGCATCTGTATGAAAATCCTCATATATTGGATAAGCTGTTACGCTCGAATTCATTTAATGCCGTTGATATAGTCAGAGAATTTTTTAAAAATCATAAATTCCCCAATTAA